From the genome of Spirochaetales bacterium, one region includes:
- a CDS encoding substrate-binding domain-containing protein, protein MVNIYDIYHSNTWPGAAQAAEDLGYDIFFFPGNEPNIRNLDERQHNIVYQMLHEFPVDGFIIASNDFGASNTRRDLEDFIRPFAHVPHVCIGTQLSEAPTIVVDDRAGFEHILEHMINVHKIKTFACLRGPSGHPEADIRYKTFIETLAKYNIPFDESLLYTGNFLPESGHRAIEEWIDRKHKRFEAVIVSSDLMALAAIEALEARGISVPDDVAVTGFDDISECRFIKAPLTTVAQPLSRITYEAVMKLDRMLRHEEVRERHVFPTEAVIRRSCGCFSSMIENIGKISIGLSFEEAHDYRLLARTIAKKYSKSGTELENDIETIIRVIVDSSGEGIFSQRLIKVLDGIMSRELKNAMDIHMWHDIFNNIFGYLSDHLKHISPEDISTGMQKIRVYIGEMLERSQAIFRIQSVDEYRRLYEVLEHISNALEKEKIASIINDRLHDNKIPAFLLILYNRQSLYREGEKWDVPEQSHLFAGYIDENKTVLTDTEPFPTKEVMRPEWFEHETPGTYVIQPLFFEYTHMGYMIAKMGPKNGLVYESLRAHLSSVLSSSIMFEENKKKEITAVQKREQIQSVILPMFDSIMQVSTIATNKVEAISTLVKQAEQSSGKLQTAKESVQRISAHIKGMIDLINLIDDIATKINLLSINAAIQSARAGEHGRGFAIIASEIRKLADSTAVNAKKAAETLTNVIENIHQSQTTNEDSISSFQNLKKEIIAVSGSLSEISGRMESLSDNSREIYEMIKEEE, encoded by the coding sequence TTGGTAAATATTTATGATATTTATCATTCGAACACATGGCCCGGCGCGGCTCAGGCGGCGGAAGATCTGGGGTACGACATATTCTTTTTCCCCGGAAACGAACCGAATATCCGCAATCTCGACGAACGCCAGCATAATATCGTCTATCAGATGTTACATGAGTTTCCCGTCGACGGGTTCATTATCGCCTCGAACGATTTCGGGGCCAGCAATACGCGGCGGGACCTCGAGGACTTCATACGCCCTTTCGCACATGTCCCCCATGTCTGTATAGGCACACAGCTCAGTGAGGCGCCGACAATCGTCGTCGACGACAGGGCGGGATTCGAACATATCCTCGAACACATGATCAACGTTCACAAGATCAAGACATTCGCCTGTCTGCGCGGTCCGTCCGGACATCCGGAAGCGGATATCCGTTATAAAACATTCATAGAAACGCTGGCAAAGTACAATATACCTTTCGATGAATCGTTGCTTTACACGGGCAATTTCCTCCCAGAATCCGGACACAGGGCGATCGAGGAGTGGATCGACCGGAAACATAAACGCTTCGAGGCCGTGATCGTTTCGAGTGATTTGATGGCGCTCGCCGCGATTGAAGCCCTCGAAGCAAGGGGGATTTCTGTGCCCGATGACGTGGCGGTAACGGGATTCGACGATATCAGTGAATGCCGGTTCATCAAGGCGCCCCTTACAACGGTCGCACAGCCGCTTTCAAGGATCACCTACGAGGCTGTCATGAAGCTTGACAGGATGCTCCGTCACGAAGAGGTAAGGGAACGGCATGTTTTCCCGACAGAGGCGGTCATCCGGCGTTCGTGCGGTTGTTTCAGTTCGATGATAGAAAATATCGGAAAGATATCTATCGGATTATCGTTCGAGGAAGCCCATGATTACCGTCTGCTCGCACGAACCATCGCGAAGAAATACTCGAAATCCGGGACCGAACTGGAAAACGACATCGAAACGATTATCAGGGTCATCGTCGATTCGTCCGGGGAAGGAATTTTCAGCCAACGCCTCATCAAGGTTCTCGACGGGATCATGTCACGCGAATTGAAGAACGCCATGGATATACATATGTGGCACGATATTTTCAACAATATATTCGGCTACCTTTCCGATCATCTCAAACACATCTCCCCGGAAGATATATCGACGGGGATGCAGAAAATAAGGGTCTATATCGGAGAAATGCTCGAACGGAGCCAGGCCATTTTCAGGATACAATCCGTCGACGAGTACCGCCGGCTTTACGAGGTGCTTGAACATATCAGCAACGCCCTGGAAAAGGAGAAGATAGCCTCCATCATCAATGATCGGTTACACGACAACAAAATACCTGCCTTTTTACTCATCCTCTACAACCGGCAGTCTCTCTACCGTGAAGGGGAGAAATGGGACGTTCCCGAACAGAGTCATTTGTTCGCCGGGTACATCGATGAAAACAAAACGGTTCTTACCGATACCGAACCGTTCCCCACGAAAGAGGTGATGAGGCCCGAATGGTTCGAACATGAGACGCCGGGGACATATGTGATTCAGCCGCTTTTTTTCGAATACACACATATGGGATATATGATCGCAAAGATGGGACCGAAAAACGGATTGGTCTACGAATCACTGAGGGCGCATCTTTCGAGCGTGTTGTCCTCGTCGATTATGTTCGAAGAGAACAAGAAAAAGGAGATTACCGCGGTTCAAAAACGGGAGCAGATCCAGTCGGTGATACTCCCGATGTTCGATTCGATCATGCAGGTTTCGACAATCGCCACGAATAAAGTCGAAGCGATCTCGACACTTGTGAAACAGGCCGAGCAGAGCAGCGGCAAGCTCCAGACCGCGAAGGAAAGCGTTCAGCGTATTTCCGCCCACATCAAGGGCATGATCGATCTGATCAACCTCATCGACGATATAGCGACGAAAATCAACCTGCTTTCCATCAACGCTGCGATTCAATCAGCGCGCGCGGGCGAACATGGAAGGGGATTCGCGATCATCGCCTCTGAAATACGGAAACTCGCCGATTCGACGGCGGTAAACGCGAAAAAGGCCGCTGAAACCCTCACCAACGTCATTGAAAACATACATCAATCCCAGACGACGAATGAAGACAGTATTTCATCGTTCCAGAATTTGAAGAAAGAGATTATCGCCGTTTCGGGATCACTCTCGGAAATATCCGGAAGAATGGAATCCCTCTCGGATAACAGTCGAGAAATATACGAAATGATCAAAGAGGAAGAATAA
- a CDS encoding chitobiase/beta-hexosaminidase C-terminal domain-containing protein encodes MLRLARFGVFICLFGLLFFASYPSLSQAEPYISLSADSGTYKEDVILSIETIAGYDRVFYSFSDSEGNNGPWIPFDEGLPLTSSDGEEMEYRIGIWLFRSGALHGERNLRFVIDKKKPSPPLLAVPPGEYANDVSVSFRKRDGESVVYAINSIVVESGIVWDGNGIRLRGDTGGKTRYVIQAYSKDGAGNKSSVTTGRYVIDKKRKPDDVAVVEIKSPVAGTFGNKQLLYITSKNTGAIYYTTDGGDPATGGIPYTGPVILDAEGSVLLRVAAENRWRDAGTVSARVSYRVRPADVNPVLPDEAGGNLFGDAVVTLKGGGASRYRFTLSEKSPAGGDSLTDGRLTLAGKPGESVYLPLRVKPVYQDDSTGPEYRFFYCINRKKTAIKGIFVEGGGPESGPARVTIGGTGDSSIFYTLDGTIPDEEALPYDGPFVLPMRCMDEYGAVWITAAAFDGASGMGEVVRRHFVIIRRKPKPPEIRVLAQPRKRDYVKIGFDEKTIVFCEITSDGTKPGIPGSDSHKVGADLAFTVPFGMEKTVRCAFSSYDTITGGMSDPVYSEYFLDRKPPANPEIGSLAEGRYSRNPVVVFIREDVEEDADSSVSYAITDDGEEPVLKEDGGIRYTGPFELRSKDQTETTYRITARAVDRYGNVSYSVEDFYCKIDRKPPPPPPAPFITPSGEAMERRYSIRWEKAADEEILYRLYIEGEPPGDFILYRSPIPYDASQYPRGIMLESYYRDMAGNVGEPFIFRLKGDPKDFIDVLYVTGITDGSHYNRPVSFEIKAKEAGIIRYELTDDGSLPPGVGITSPVYAGKMSLDVPDGASRRYAVRARIMERDICDLSRGELLLSFAVDKEPPPPPEVEGIEEGGYYFDARELTFTSDNASVYYAVRTEYEDTAKRYPKTFARYSERVVLDVPEGRTEHFIVSAYTMDKAGNLSREVRQWGIHIDKNSIYVSSGGDDSHEGTRDRPLRTLRGALRYSDETGRRQLVFSCGSYSLDKPIEINSDIEIRGGLRAGDWERCGPVQATIIETGNHFQAEGSLLHITGGTVKLHGVTLRDEYGLCSSLVDLGGGRLSVSRSTLRFNRKAWGSCIGAGGGILTIDRCYFDGGETGNGAFIDGSGVELTIDDSEFIGPENGYDFVCLRLKACGGVLVNNSGFFPGEGGITRGIECSDSTVDFNNTRIDSGSGVRNAIGMSVRDSSIRIKDSIVNGNRASSYVIGITCANTALTLDHCTVNVNARSGAQGIRVRGGTVEVMRSTIKSGGTGEFLSLFDCDGERGSYCNNLVLSGASPDTVCVTIHDSESFWINNTIVVGRECEKPAGFVFRSQSSCRLLNNIIIHEGTPAGSAIRFVGIMPDAAVISCNNLSGWEHLLAIDHSGRLSQYSGDGGGAGIYKSDIEAFNASDGDNGGGSLHGNISEQFRDTFGGTPDALFHLSASSRCIDAGLDVGSFGGEGVKRDIDGETRPSAGNGSRRLYDIGSDEVHRK; translated from the coding sequence ATGCTTCGATTAGCACGCTTTGGCGTTTTTATATGTCTCTTTGGACTCCTTTTTTTTGCCTCTTACCCTTCCTTGTCACAGGCGGAACCGTACATTTCCCTATCCGCCGATTCCGGTACGTATAAAGAGGATGTGATACTCTCAATAGAAACAATCGCCGGATATGACCGGGTGTTCTACAGTTTTTCGGACAGTGAAGGGAATAACGGTCCGTGGATACCATTTGACGAGGGGCTGCCGCTTACATCGAGCGACGGTGAGGAAATGGAATACCGAATCGGGATATGGCTGTTCCGTTCCGGCGCCCTGCATGGAGAACGAAACCTACGCTTTGTCATCGACAAGAAAAAACCCTCTCCCCCGCTTCTCGCCGTACCGCCGGGTGAATACGCTAATGATGTTTCGGTCTCTTTCCGGAAACGGGACGGTGAGTCCGTCGTATATGCGATCAACAGTATTGTCGTCGAATCGGGGATTGTTTGGGACGGAAACGGTATCCGTCTGCGGGGTGATACGGGCGGGAAGACAAGGTATGTCATTCAAGCCTACTCGAAAGACGGAGCGGGAAACAAAAGCAGCGTTACTACCGGCCGGTATGTGATCGACAAAAAAAGAAAACCCGACGACGTTGCTGTTGTCGAAATTAAAAGCCCGGTTGCGGGAACTTTCGGCAACAAACAGCTTCTCTATATTACATCGAAGAACACGGGCGCGATATACTACACAACAGACGGAGGCGACCCGGCGACGGGCGGTATACCGTACACCGGACCGGTCATACTCGATGCTGAAGGAAGCGTTCTTCTTCGTGTCGCAGCGGAAAACCGGTGGCGGGACGCCGGTACGGTCTCAGCGCGGGTATCGTACCGCGTCCGCCCGGCTGATGTCAATCCGGTGTTACCGGATGAAGCGGGCGGAAATTTGTTCGGCGACGCAGTCGTCACCCTGAAAGGAGGAGGAGCGAGCCGTTATCGATTCACCCTCTCGGAAAAATCTCCCGCCGGAGGGGACAGCCTTACCGACGGCCGCTTGACGCTTGCAGGCAAACCCGGTGAATCGGTTTACCTGCCGCTCCGGGTGAAACCCGTGTATCAGGACGATTCCACGGGACCCGAATACCGTTTTTTTTATTGCATTAACAGAAAAAAAACGGCAATTAAGGGTATATTCGTCGAGGGCGGCGGGCCGGAATCCGGTCCCGCCCGTGTCACTATTGGAGGGACGGGGGACTCATCGATCTTTTACACCCTGGACGGGACGATTCCGGATGAGGAAGCCCTCCCATATGACGGCCCGTTCGTTCTGCCGATGCGGTGTATGGACGAGTATGGCGCCGTGTGGATAACTGCGGCAGCCTTTGATGGCGCAAGCGGCATGGGCGAAGTGGTACGGCGGCACTTCGTCATCATCCGGCGAAAACCAAAACCGCCGGAAATCCGTGTCCTGGCGCAACCCAGAAAAAGGGATTATGTCAAAATAGGATTCGACGAAAAAACGATCGTTTTCTGCGAAATCACTTCCGACGGCACGAAGCCCGGGATCCCGGGAAGTGATTCGCATAAGGTGGGCGCCGATCTGGCTTTTACCGTACCCTTCGGGATGGAAAAAACGGTACGCTGCGCGTTTTCCTCATACGATACCATTACGGGCGGAATGAGCGACCCCGTTTACTCGGAATATTTTCTGGACAGAAAACCGCCGGCCAATCCGGAAATCGGCAGTCTGGCTGAAGGAAGGTATTCCCGGAATCCGGTTGTGGTTTTTATCAGGGAGGACGTTGAGGAGGACGCGGATAGTTCGGTCTCCTACGCCATTACCGATGACGGAGAGGAACCGGTACTGAAAGAAGACGGGGGAATCAGGTATACAGGCCCGTTTGAACTCAGGTCAAAAGACCAGACGGAGACGACATACAGGATAACCGCCCGTGCCGTCGACCGGTACGGCAATGTCTCGTATTCCGTTGAGGATTTTTATTGTAAAATCGACAGGAAGCCGCCGCCCCCGCCGCCCGCCCCGTTTATCACGCCGTCGGGAGAAGCGATGGAACGGCGCTATTCGATCCGGTGGGAGAAGGCGGCCGATGAAGAAATACTGTACCGGTTGTATATCGAAGGGGAGCCGCCCGGGGACTTTATACTGTACCGTTCACCGATTCCCTATGACGCGTCCCAATATCCGAGGGGGATTATGCTCGAGAGTTATTACAGGGATATGGCGGGAAACGTCGGGGAACCGTTCATTTTCAGACTCAAAGGCGATCCGAAAGATTTTATCGATGTGCTTTATGTGACGGGAATAACGGACGGGAGTCATTACAACAGACCGGTAAGCTTCGAAATAAAGGCAAAGGAGGCGGGGATCATCCGGTATGAATTGACCGATGACGGAAGCCTCCCGCCGGGTGTCGGTATCACCTCGCCGGTGTATGCAGGAAAGATGAGCCTCGATGTTCCCGACGGGGCTTCCCGTCGATACGCGGTCCGCGCGCGGATTATGGAGCGTGATATCTGCGATCTGTCGCGGGGCGAACTCCTTCTCTCATTCGCCGTCGATAAGGAACCGCCTCCGCCGCCCGAAGTGGAAGGGATCGAGGAGGGGGGATACTACTTCGATGCGAGGGAGTTGACCTTCACCTCGGATAACGCCTCCGTTTATTATGCCGTCAGGACAGAGTATGAAGATACGGCAAAACGGTACCCTAAAACGTTTGCCAGATATTCGGAACGTGTCGTCCTCGATGTCCCCGAAGGTCGAACCGAACATTTTATCGTTTCGGCGTATACCATGGATAAAGCCGGCAACCTGAGCAGGGAAGTGCGGCAGTGGGGGATTCATATCGATAAAAACTCCATATATGTGTCTTCCGGGGGTGACGACAGCCATGAAGGCACGCGGGACCGTCCGTTACGGACATTGCGTGGGGCATTGCGGTATTCCGATGAAACGGGCAGAAGGCAGCTGGTATTCTCATGCGGGTCGTATTCGCTGGATAAGCCGATTGAAATAAACAGCGATATTGAAATCCGGGGCGGATTACGGGCAGGCGACTGGGAGCGATGCGGTCCGGTCCAGGCCACGATTATCGAAACGGGAAACCATTTTCAGGCGGAAGGATCGCTTTTACACATAACGGGCGGAACGGTGAAACTCCACGGCGTAACATTGCGTGACGAGTACGGTCTCTGTTCATCGCTTGTCGATCTCGGGGGGGGCAGGCTTTCAGTCAGCCGTTCGACATTGCGGTTCAATCGGAAGGCCTGGGGAAGCTGTATCGGTGCCGGCGGCGGAATATTGACGATCGACAGGTGTTATTTTGACGGCGGTGAGACCGGGAACGGCGCATTTATCGACGGAAGCGGAGTGGAGCTTACGATAGACGATTCGGAGTTTATCGGGCCCGAGAACGGCTATGATTTTGTCTGTCTCCGGTTGAAAGCATGCGGCGGAGTCCTGGTGAACAATTCCGGCTTTTTCCCCGGTGAGGGCGGTATCACCCGTGGCATCGAATGCTCGGATTCGACCGTCGATTTTAACAATACCCGGATCGATTCGGGAAGCGGTGTGCGAAACGCAATCGGGATGAGCGTCAGGGATTCATCGATACGAATCAAAGATAGTATCGTGAACGGCAACAGGGCATCGTCCTACGTTATCGGGATCACCTGCGCGAATACCGCGTTGACACTCGATCATTGTACCGTGAACGTGAACGCACGCAGCGGTGCGCAGGGAATTCGGGTAAGGGGAGGAACGGTCGAGGTAATGAGAAGCACGATAAAAAGCGGCGGAACGGGAGAGTTCCTTTCGCTGTTCGACTGCGACGGAGAACGGGGAAGCTATTGCAATAATCTGGTTTTATCCGGCGCATCCCCGGACACAGTCTGTGTCACGATACACGACTCGGAATCCTTCTGGATTAATAATACCATTGTCGTCGGCAGGGAGTGCGAAAAACCGGCGGGGTTTGTTTTCAGGTCGCAATCATCATGCCGCCTATTGAACAATATCATCATACACGAAGGGACCCCTGCGGGAAGCGCGATCCGGTTTGTCGGGATTATGCCGGATGCGGCCGTTATTTCCTGCAACAATCTGAGCGGATGGGAACATCTTCTCGCGATCGATCATAGCGGAAGGTTGTCGCAGTATTCCGGCGACGGAGGCGGGGCGGGTATATATAAAAGCGACATAGAAGCATTCAATGCATCAGACGGAGATAACGGCGGAGGGAGCCTGCACGGCAATATAAGCGAACAATTTCGCGACACATTCGGGGGCACCCCGGATGCGTTATTTCACCTTTCTGCGTCTTCGCGATGCATCGATGCGGGCCTTGATGTGGGGTCTTTCGGCGGGGAAGGGGTGAAGCGCGATATCGACGGGGAAACCAGGCCTTCCGCCGGTAACGGAAGCAGACGTTTATACGACATCGGTTCCGACGAGGTGCACAGGAAGTAA